The Ornithinibacillus sp. 4-3 region GCATGATACCATCCTTATCTAACAAAATAATTGTCAATCCATCCTCTATTGCATAGCGTTCCTTTTCCTCCAGTGGAATTAGCATCAAATCAATACGATTACCATCTGCAAACAGCATTAAATAAGAAAAGCGATTCCCTAAAGTTGGCGGAAACATAGACATCGCTTCCGGTGTTTGCATGATAATACGTTCACCAAATACATCCACCCAGCTAAGATCTTTGATAAAGGAAGGTAAATCATTTACTAAGTACACAATATCATAATCCTGTAAATGATCCTTCTCAATATTTTTATTTGTTCGGGAGCCATTCATTGCGACCACTCGCACTCGTTCATCACGAGCAGCTACATCCAATACTAAATTAAGCATTTCTTGTTCTGTTCGCATTTTATCACTCCTAGTCTTATAAATATAACCAATTTAAAATCTGTAACATCTTTTTCTCTGCAAAGGTAATTTGTCTAAAGCGTTTTCTTATGATAAAAGTAGTCTAAGTTTATATTACAAACATACTACTTTGTTAAAGAACACAATTACTTCAAGATGGTCTAAATAAATAGGGTGAGGTGTAGTGTATGGAAAGGAATATTCGTCTATCTGAAAAATTTTTAGCTTTGGGATATATTTTTATATTAATATTTATGATTGTACAGGATTTGGTTCCCTTAGGGCCATTAAATGATCTGGAGGGTATTGCTGCAGTAGAGCCATTTAATGAAATAATCATTGTAACTCTTATTGGTGTAGTCCAAATTTTGCTTATACTGGGAGGCATTTTATTTTTTATAGGAAAGAGATACCCCTTTCTCATAAAGATTTGGTTAATTATTCATCCATCTTGTATTTTATTAGGAGCAATTATATCATGGTGGATTCCTTATTTATTTGGGATTGGAGCCGAAGAAAAGATAGAACGATATAATATTATGTTTGGAGATACTCACGCTTTCTTGCCTGTCATGAACGGAATAGTGCCAAATACGCTTCATACCATTTTTCATTTGATGCTACTAATCTGTATTTGTTTAACCAGATATATATTTTTCACCAATAATAAAGATAAGATCCATAGATAAAACTCATATTCTTCAATATTGATTGTGGAATAACACAGACAAAAAAACAATTCTATTTTATAAAAAATGATTAGATAAGCTGTTTATTACTTATCTAATCATTTCACTTTGAATTTAAATTAAAAAGTAATATTGTCCCTCATTATCTTTTTGTAATTGAATCTGTAGACTCGATATCTGTTTCAAATAACTTTTACAATGTTCTATTTGTTGGTCATTCAATAATTGGGGTTGCCAAAATGTTTTGAGATTATCTGTAAATATCGGATATATTTGATGAACAACTTTTTCAGTTTCCAAATTTAAGCGCAATATGAATCCATAAGCAGGTACAAAACGCTTTTGATATTCCCCATTACTATTAAATACACCATTCCCTATACTATAGAAGATTGTTCCATGTTTATACTTTTCTATTTCTTGAATTGTATGAGCACCATGCCCCACAATTAAATCTACTCCCGCATCGACATAGCGTTGTGCATATTGACGTTGCAAAGGCCGTACTTGTTGAAAATCTACTCCCCAATGCGCAATTAATATAATATGACTTTCGGGATACATTCTTCTTTCTTCCTCAATCGCATCAAGCAATCCCCCACTTAAACAAGAAACTCCCTCGGAATCCCCTACTGCATAAAAATCATAATGGCGGTACATTCTATGACGATACCAATAACCATTAAAAATGGCAATCCGACGTTTCTTTGTTTCAATGATATATTTTTGCTCAGCTTCAGTTTGAGATTTTCCAGCCCCCATCGTATCTATCCCATACTTTTCAAACATAGTTAATGTCATCTGCAAGCCTTGTTTTCCACAGTCCATTGCATGATTATTTGCTAATGTAGCAAGATGAAAGTTTTCTTCTTTTAATGCTTCAACCGTTTCTTTTGGATCTGCATGTAACACAAAAGGTTTAGCCTGCTTTAACTTATCATTTGAATCCATGGATAAGGCACCTTCAAAATTACAAATATTAAGATTTGATTCAGGAAATAAGTTCCTAATTCCATCAAAAGAATAATTTCTACCCTTTGTAGACAATGCATCTTTTTTTCCTTGCCTTTGTCTAATCTTTGTATAGAACTCTCCAAAATAAGTGTCACCTAAAAAATTAATTGTTAATTGTTCTGATTTCACTTCTCTTTTCTTTATGCTTACAGATTTCTTTGGTTTACTTACATGCAATATTGATTTTGCTAATAGGCTGTCTCTTTCAAAAGCATCCATACAACCATAACAAACTGTAATATACTGTTTCCCGTTTATTTTTGAAAAGGCAATTGCCATAGAATCTAAATATCCAAAAAATATTCCATGTGTTATTAATCCTTCTTGAAATAAATTAGTTTTTGTCTCATAAAATTTATCTTTGAATATAAAAGATGTCCTTGCTAACTGATCAAATTGAGATGGATATAAACCGAGTAGCCATTTTCCTGCGTGGAACATATCTCTTAGTGTTGTCTTTTGAGCTAAATTACTAATCCTTCTACCAGTAATGTTTTTTATTGCTTCACTCGATACTTCTGCTTTAAAAGAGTGCTTTTTAATTATGTTCATCGTTTTCTTATTACTTCCAATTACTTGGTTTGCTAGCATAATAAGTGCATTTGGAGAAGAGTTAACAATTCCAGCTTCTAATAAATTTAGCAAAGTAACCTTGTCTTCTTTATAAATAGGAATACTGTTTAAAGACTTTATTTCTTTTAATGCTTGTCGACCTGGAGTATACATATTTGCTAAAGAAAGCTTTTTAGCAAATACTAAATTTAAAACATGCTCTAATAGAAAAATATGGCCTAAACCTTGATTATGATATCCATGTATATCCCCAAATTGATAAGCTACTTCTCCAGTACTAGCTTCAAAAGTAGCTACAGCTTTCCCCGTAGCATATGGGTGCTTCGTCAAATATTTTGGTGGAATTTGTGAATTTTCTAAGCTTGTCATTAAATATTCCGCAGCTTCACTAAAATCACTCATTCGAGGGGAACCTTTTAAAAGTATTACATCATCTTCCTCTATTCGATTTACTACTTGGCTCATCATTTCTTTCGCGTTTTCGAAATATCCTCCGATCTTATCCTCAGGTAGTTCTTTTAAAAAAAATTTAGTTTCTGGTCCATGTGCAAAGACAAGATCAAATTTTGCATCGATAATTTCCTTTGCTAGTACATGATGTTGACGATAAGCCTCTTCCTCAGAAAGGTTCTCTACCCTCCCTAACACAGCAATCTTTTTCCCCTTATAAAATTTGGCTTGATGTTTAAAAGCACGAATTACTTCAATCATAGCAATCCCCGTTGCATTCCAACTATCGTTTAAGAAAGTAAATGATGTACCATCTTTCTTTTGCAATGTTTCAAATTGAAGCACGTTATTTACCGGTTTATATAAAGCAACCGACGGTAGAATAGACTGTAAATCTACATCACATAATTTTAAAATTGTTAATACACCAATAATATTTGAAATCATTCCATTTGTAAGAAGCGATGTTTCGAAGCTTACTTCTTCCCCTAAAATTTTTGCATTTACAGTTACTAGACCATGATGATGTTGAACAGACAATAGGCTGCTATCTGCATTTTCTTCAAGTGAATAAGTAATAATATGATTCGTATATTGCAGAACATTCTTATGAACAGTATCATAATGAAGCATATCTTTATTAAGAACGACTATTCCTTCTTTAGACATCCCCTCACAAATCTTTGTTTTTAGTATGGCTGTATCCATTGCTGACTTTTGTTGTCCTCCATCAATAGAAGTAATAATTGCAATATCTGGTGGAAAATGTTTCATAATCCCATGTGGTTTTGTCCAGAGACCAGAAATAGCACTTTCAATAATTAAATAATCTGGCTTTGTGATGGAACACGCTACCGTCAAAGGTACCCCTGTTCGAGTGTTATGATTTCCACGTGTTGCTACTACTTGATCTTTATGCTTTTCTAATAAATATTTCAGCATGTTTTTCACTGTAGATTTTCCGGCAGTTCCTGTAACTCCTATCGTTTTTCCAAGGAATTGCTGGAAAGCATAACTCCCTAAGATTCCAATTGCTTCATAAGTATTTTCAACTATAAATTGGGGAATACTTAGATCTTCTACTGGGCGCTGTGTAATTACACCACTAAGCTTCTTTTCTATACTAGGCAGAAGTTGATGGGTATCTTTCCATCCAGCATAGTAGTTCTTATTTTTAGAGCCTTTATGCCATGTATCGGAATCCATTGCAATGAAAAGAACCCTCTTATCCTTTTCCATTTTCACTTGTCCATGCGCAATGCATACATTATCAGCTTGCCAATTATTTTGAGGAGCCCTATACCAATAACCTTGGAGAAGTGTTTCAATTGTCTGTTTGTCGTAGTAATTTTTCATATTACACCTCTAAGTTTTAATTATTCTGACCACTAAATCGGTTAAAACTTCATCAGCTATCTTATTGATTAATTTTTTTAAATATTATTATCTAAATGAGGTTGAGACAAGTGTATCGTATAGAAGCCAAACAAAATGCTGATAGAACGTGGTAAATATACATAGCTCCTGCAGAAAAACGAAGTATAAAGACCCGCAGACAAAAGGGCCTTCTTTTTTCGAGGCTGAGGTTAAACCCACGGAAAGCGGAGTATATTTATGAAGTGGCTATCCCACATAAATGATATTTTTAATTTGCGAGATAAAAACCACTTTTGTCTCAGCCTCTGTCATTCCCACTATTTACGCATTATTTAGTCCATCTAATCTCTAATTACAGAGAAGTTATTCGTATGTTTAAAAAACTTTTCTCTTTCTTTAAAGAATCCTTCTCTTGCTATACTTCTAATAAATAAGGAATTTTTTGTTCCTGCTCATCTAAATCAGGAATTCGATATAGTAAATATTGAATATAACCAGATAAATTATGTTCTACATCATCAATTCTTACACGGAAGGAATGGTGCCTAATAAAGAATCCATCTAATACTAGCTCTGGAACTTTGAAATACATTGCCAATTCCGGATACATAAATCCAACTCTTTGATATTCCGCACGTTTATCAATTGTTTTATTTAAAAATGATTCATTAAAGCCATCTAATAAATATCCCTTGTCCATTTGTTTAATTTTCTTAACCATTTTATATGCTGCCATCGTTAACTCTAAAAATGTAGGGAATGTTGTATTTCGATGATAGATAAACTCTAGTCTCTCACTGCAATTTTTTAAACCAAATTGAAAATATTTATCTTCTGGAACATGGTCTGTTAACTCATTCACTGCATAGCTTAGCCAATGATCATGATATTTCCAATAATCCTCTGCAATAAATATCTCAAAATAATCCTTCACTGCTTCTAACCATTTCTCATCACGATCAATCTGGTACAGTCGAAGCAAAGCAAATATAGCTTCGCCTTCATAATAAATGATTCTAAATTTTTCCTTCGTTTCAAACTCTGGATATTTTAGAACATGGTAGAAATGATTATCATTAGGATCTTTCATTGATAGTATTCCGTTAGCAAGATGTTTTGCATATACCATGTAGCTATCATCATTTGATACTGTCGTATATTTTGTAATCGCTAAAATGGCTGTAGCATTTGAACCTAACTTAATTTCATGATCATTTGCCTGATCTACAATATAAGCTGTTTGCCTATCCTTATAAATAAGCGAAAAATCAATTAAATATTTTAGACTTTTACTCGCCGCATCAAGAATCTTCTTATCTTTTATTACTTCATAGCCTTCAAGCATGGAATACAATGAACTAGCATGACGAAGTATATTATAGGTACCAATATTTTTTGCAAATGCAGAGAAGTACCCATAATTAAATTTCCCAGAAAATTGTACTTGTCTTTTTAAATAATAAGTAGATTTCTTAATGATTCTTTCAATTTCGCGTTTCAAATTTGGAATTTTACGGATTCCATTTGTTAATTCTCCGCTGTACAGCTCTATCCATTTACGATCTTCAAGCATATTAAAGAAAAATCCATACGTATTAAATAAATAAAAAGGTCTTCTAGATAACAAACGCAAATTAAAATTAAAAATTTTATAACGATTAATTTTTAAATAATGACGAATATTCGTTTCATCAATAGCAAGTTTACCCTGTTTAGATTCGCGAATAAATGCATTTCCATTTATCTCTTGTTCCAAAAAGGATAAGGAAAAATCTTCATTGAAGGAAATACCATAACGAAAGTAGTTTTTCTTATATTGAAGTATCATTTTTTCCAGATCTTTATATGAGATTTGCTTGATATCATGCACAAAATCTATTTTAATCGAGGATAAATTAGGTTGGTTTTTCCTCACCCATTTTTGAACTTGCTCTAATACTTTTTGAACTGCTTGTTGAAAGGAATGATTAGAAGACTGACGGAATACCTTAGCGCGTTGATTTAGTTGTCCAATAGAAATAAATACAATTGCTTTCTTTCTACCTTTAATTTCTGGCACAGGGATTGTACTCATCCATTCTAATTGCTTTTTCGTCAAAAATCTTTCTATTGCTGTGTTGAATTGTTGTAAGTTGGTTAATTCTGACATGGTCCCAAACTCCTTTCATCATATGTAAAGTAAATTTCTAAGTAGCTTATTTAAATAATTATAATTTGTATGAAACTAGAAAAATATTATACTTTTCTATTGTTTAAAATAAGCCTATATTGAGATCTCAATATAGGCTTATTTTTCAACTCATTATTACTTCTCTTCTGAACGGCGGCGTTTAAAGAGCAATCCACCTAATCCAGCAAACAATGCTACTAATCCTGCTAATGCATTGTTAAACATATTTGTAGATGTTTCTGGTAATTTCTCACCATCACCCTTAGTACCATCTTTATCCTTATCACTACCTGCACCGTTATCACTATCGGAATCCGAGTCATTGTCTGAGTCGGCATCCGCATCGGCGTCAGCATCTGCATCTGCATCGGCGTCAGCATCCGCATCTGCATCGGCGTCAGCATCCGCATCGGCGTCAGCATCCGCATCAGCATCGGCGTCCGCATCAGCATCCGCATCGGCGTCAGCATCAGCATCCGCATCAGCGTCAGCATCTGCATCCGCATCGGCGTCAGCATCTGCATCAGCATCAGCGTCAGCATCAGCGTCGGCATCAGCGTCGGCATCCGCATCTGCGTCGGCATCCGCATCTGCGTCGGCATCCGCATCGGCGTCGGCATCCGCATCAGCGTCGGCATCTGCGTCGGCATCCGCATCGGCGTCGGCATCCGCATCAGCGTCGGCATCCGCATCCGCATCAGCGTCAGCATCGGCGTCAGCATCGGCGTCAGCATCTGCATCAGCGTCAGCATCTGCATCAGCGTCGGCATCCGCATCGGCGTCGGCATCCGCATCGGCATCAGCGTCAGCATCCGCATCCGCATCGGCGTCGGCATCCGCATCGGCGTCAGCGTCGGCATCCGCATCAGCGTCAGCATCGGCATCAGCGTCGGCATCCGCATCAGCGTCGGCATCCGCATCAGCGTCGGCATCCGCATCGGCATCAGCGTCAGCATCCGCATCAGCGTCGGCATCCGCATCGGCGTCGGCATCCGCATCGGCGTCAGCGTCGGCATCCGCATCGGCGTCAGCATCTGCATCAGCATCCGCATCGGCGTCAGCATCTGCATCAGCGTCGGCATCCGCATCGGCATCAGCGTCAGCATCCGCATCAGCGTCGGCATCCGCATCGGCATCAGCGTCGGCATCCGCATCGGCGTCAGCATCCGCATCAGCGTCGGCATCCGCATCGGCGTCAGCGTCGGCATCCGCATCGGCGTCAGCATCTGCATCAGCGTCGGCATCTGCATCCGCATCGGCGTCAGCATCTGCATCAGCGTCGGCATCTGCATCAGCGTCGGCATCCGCATCGGCGTCAGCGTCGGCATCTGCATCAGCGTCGGCATCCGCATCGGCGTCAGCATCCGCATCGGCGTCAGCATCTGCATCCGCATCCGCATCGGCGTCAGCATCTGCATCAGCGTCGGCATCCGCATCGGCATCCGCATCAGCGTCCGCATCAGCGTCGGCATCCGCATCGGCGTCAGCGTCGGCATCCGCATCGGCATCCGCATCAGCGTCGGCATCCGCATCAGCGTCGGCATCCGCATCAGCGTCGGCATCCGCATCGGCATCAGCGTCAGCATCCGCATCAGCGTCGGCATCCGCATCGGCATCCGCATCGGCGTCAGCGTCGGCATCCGCATCGGCGTCAGCATCCGCATCAGCGTCGGCATCCGCATCGGCGTCAGCATCTGCATCAGCGTCGGCATCTGCATCCGCATCGGCGTCAGCATCTGCATCAGCGTCGGCATCTGCATCAGCGTCGGCATCTGCGTCGGCATCCGCATCGGCGTCAGCGTCGGCATCTGCATCAGCGTCGGCATCCGCATCGGCGTCAGCATCAGTATCGTCACAATCTACAACTACTGCGACCGTATCCGAATCCTGAATGCTAGATAGCAATTCTATATCAATCACATTTGTAGCTACAATCGCACCTTTAACATCAACATTAACTGTCTCTTCTCCACCAACTAAACAAATTGGGGCATTTACTCGTACTTGTGGTACTGTCACATTAAATTGACCTAATGCTTGTATTTTTCCAACATAATTTGCTAAATCAAGTGAACCTTGGCCAATTTCCTCAATTAAATCTGTAGCAGCTTGTCCTAAATCAGTAACCGCACCTAATGTGTTATTAATTGCAGTATTTAAGCCACCAATAATTAAACCAACACCTGGAATATTTTCTGCACCAGGTAAAATTTGAATCTCAACTGCGCTTGCCGCGTCAACAACATTTTGTAATGTTTCTATAATGATATTCTCGATTGAAACACGTAGGTTCTCACCTAACCCACTAGAGAAATCTACTGAAAATGCGCCATTACCCTCATCTACAATTGCTACATCTGCATCATATTGTAAAACCCCAGCAATTGCCTCATCTAAATTATTCAAAGCATCTACTGCTTGGCTTAATTCACTTATCCCATTTATTGTTAAGAGACTTTCTGGAATAATAGATGATTGTAAACGATCAACTGTCTCTAATACTTGACTTACAACACCTGTTGCTGTTCCAGTGATTCCTTGTAACAATGCTTGTACAGTCGGTAAATCATCCATTGTGAATGCCGTTAAATCTACCTTTACATTCGCAGTACCACTCGCGTCAATTGT contains the following coding sequences:
- a CDS encoding adhesive domain-containing protein, producing MKKSSQIDFKKRLDVKRKIKLKAIAPAFVAATLVLSPVSVHIGETISFSQHTVDAATLAEVNLLQSTDVTATSFGAPEDNTFSLNINGQALANLEVLGPERKAVFQVDLDSIPAELRDQITIDASGTANVKVDLTAFTMDDLPTVQALLQGITGTATGVVSQVLETVDRLQSSIIPESLLTINGISELSQAVDALNNLDEAIAGVLQYDADVAIVDEGNGAFSVDFSSGLGENLRVSIENIIIETLQNVVDAASAVEIQILPGAENIPGVGLIIGGLNTAINNTLGAVTDLGQAATDLIEEIGQGSLDLANYVGKIQALGQFNVTVPQVRVNAPICLVGGEETVNVDVKGAIVATNVIDIELLSSIQDSDTVAVVVDCDDTDADADADADADADADADADADADADADADADADADADADADADADADADADADADADADADADADADADADADADADADADADADADADADADADADADADADADADADADADADADADADADADADADADADADADADADADADADADADADADADADADADADADADADADADADADADADADADADADADADADADADADADADADADADADADADADADADADADADADADADADADADADADADADADADADADADADADADADADADADADADADADADADADADADADADADADADADADADADADADADADADADADADADADADADADADADADADADADADADADADADADADADADADADADADADADADADADADADADADADADADADADADADADADADADADADADADADADADADADADADADADADADADADADADADADADADADADADADADADADADADADADADADADADADADADADADADADSDNDSDSDSDNGAGSDKDKDGTKGDGEKLPETSTNMFNNALAGLVALFAGLGGLLFKRRRSEEK
- a CDS encoding CapA family protein, with amino-acid sequence MKNYYDKQTIETLLQGYWYRAPQNNWQADNVCIAHGQVKMEKDKRVLFIAMDSDTWHKGSKNKNYYAGWKDTHQLLPSIEKKLSGVITQRPVEDLSIPQFIVENTYEAIGILGSYAFQQFLGKTIGVTGTAGKSTVKNMLKYLLEKHKDQVVATRGNHNTRTGVPLTVACSITKPDYLIIESAISGLWTKPHGIMKHFPPDIAIITSIDGGQQKSAMDTAILKTKICEGMSKEGIVVLNKDMLHYDTVHKNVLQYTNHIITYSLEENADSSLLSVQHHHGLVTVNAKILGEEVSFETSLLTNGMISNIIGVLTILKLCDVDLQSILPSVALYKPVNNVLQFETLQKKDGTSFTFLNDSWNATGIAMIEVIRAFKHQAKFYKGKKIAVLGRVENLSEEEAYRQHHVLAKEIIDAKFDLVFAHGPETKFFLKELPEDKIGGYFENAKEMMSQVVNRIEEDDVILLKGSPRMSDFSEAAEYLMTSLENSQIPPKYLTKHPYATGKAVATFEASTGEVAYQFGDIHGYHNQGLGHIFLLEHVLNLVFAKKLSLANMYTPGRQALKEIKSLNSIPIYKEDKVTLLNLLEAGIVNSSPNALIMLANQVIGSNKKTMNIIKKHSFKAEVSSEAIKNITGRRISNLAQKTTLRDMFHAGKWLLGLYPSQFDQLARTSFIFKDKFYETKTNLFQEGLITHGIFFGYLDSMAIAFSKINGKQYITVCYGCMDAFERDSLLAKSILHVSKPKKSVSIKKREVKSEQLTINFLGDTYFGEFYTKIRQRQGKKDALSTKGRNYSFDGIRNLFPESNLNICNFEGALSMDSNDKLKQAKPFVLHADPKETVEALKEENFHLATLANNHAMDCGKQGLQMTLTMFEKYGIDTMGAGKSQTEAEQKYIIETKKRRIAIFNGYWYRHRMYRHYDFYAVGDSEGVSCLSGGLLDAIEEERRMYPESHIILIAHWGVDFQQVRPLQRQYAQRYVDAGVDLIVGHGAHTIQEIEKYKHGTIFYSIGNGVFNSNGEYQKRFVPAYGFILRLNLETEKVVHQIYPIFTDNLKTFWQPQLLNDQQIEHCKSYLKQISSLQIQLQKDNEGQYYFLI